DNA sequence from the Candidatus Deferrimicrobiaceae bacterium genome:
TGGCGGATGGGCGCGAAGATCTCGATCGATTCCGCCACCCTGATGAACAAGGGGTTCGAGGTGATCGAGGCGACGTGGCTGTTCGGCCTCCCGCCGGGGCGGATCGACATCCTCATCCACCCCCAGTCGATCGTGCACTCGATGGTGGAGTACCGGGACGGCAGCCTGATCGCGCAGTTGGGCGTTCCCGACATGAGGATTCCCATCGGCTACGCCCTGTCGTATCCCGAGCGGCTTCCTCTGGAACTGCCCCGTCTGCTTCCGCATCGAATGGACGGCTGGGTGTTCGAGCCGCCCGACCGGAAGAGCTTTCCCGCGCTCGACCTGGCGTACGACGCCGCCGAGGCCGGAGGGACGGCGCCCGCCGCGCTGAACGCCGCGAACGAGGTCGCGGTCGAAGCGTTTCTCGCAGGGCGGATCCGCTTCACCGGCATCATCTCGGTGGGGAAGAGCCTGATGTCGTCCTGGCGCAAGGGGAGCAGGCTTGTTACCCTGAAGGACGTGCTCGACGCGGACGCGGAAGCAAGAAAAGAGGCGTCCCGCATCATATCCCGCATGAGGAGGCCACACCGGCCGTGATCTATTTCCTGTCCTTCCTTGTCGTCCTGGGCATCCTCATCTTCGTGCACGAGTTCGGCCACTTCATCGTCGCCCGCCGGCTCGGCGTGGGGGTGACGAAATTCTCCTTCGGGTTCGGACCGAAGCTCGCGGGGATTACGAGGGGGGAAACCGAGTACCTGATTTCCGCCATCCCGCTGGGAGGATACGTCAAGCTTGTCGGGGAAAACGACGCGGAGGAGATCCCGCCGGAGCAGAAGGAGAAGGCGTTTTACCACAAGCCGGTCTGGGTAAAGATGGCGGTCGTGGCCGCCGGGCCGATCGGGAATCTCCTCTTCGCGTTTTTCGTGTTCTGGGGGATCTTCATGGGCGGGGTCCCCACCCTGACCCCGAAGATCGGGGACGTGATGCCGGATACGCCGGCTGCCCGGGCGGGTTTGCAAGCGGGCGACACGGTCGTCCAAATCGGGGAGAGAAAAGTCACGACATGGGACGAGCTCGCCGCCGGGATCCGGGAATCGGGGGCCGGAAAGGAGCTTCCCTTGATCGTTCGCCGGGGGGAGGAGGAGATCCGGGTGACCGTCACGCCGGAAATCCGCGAGGGGCTCACCATTTTCGGGGAGAAGGTCGACGGGCCCAAGATCGGGGTGGTGGCCAGCAAGGAGATCATCCAGCGGAGGGTCAATCCCGTCGCCGCCATCGGGCGCGCGGCGCAAGAGACGTGGAGGATCATCCACCTGACCGTGCTCACCGTGGTGAAGCTCCTCATGCGGGTCCTCCCCTCCGATACGCTCGGAGGACCCATCCTCATCGCCCAGATGGCGGGGGACCAGGCCCGGGAGGGAATCTCCCCCTTTCTGTACTTCCTCGCGCTGTTGAGCGTGAACCTGGGCATCCTGAACCTCTTACCCATCCCGATCCTCGACGGGGGGCATCTCGTCTTCTTCTCGATCGAGGCGCTGCGCCGCAAACCGCTCTCCCCGCAGTCCCGGATGATGGCGCAACAGGTGGGGCTGGCCCTGATCCTCATGCTGACCGCGCTCGTGTTCTACAACGACATCGCACGCCTGATCGCCGGATAACCGCTTGATCCTGGCCGTCGAATCGGCGACCCCGTGCGGGAGCGTCGCCCTCGTTTCCGAAGGGCGGGTGCTGGGGGAGAGGATGCTTCCCCGGGAGAGGCAGGTCTCCGAGACGTTCCTGGCCGCCATCGACCGTCTTCTCGGGGAGGCGGGCCGGGGACAGGACGTCGTCACGCATGTGGCGGTTTCGGCGGGTCCCGGTTCGTTCACGGGCTTGCGCGTGGGGATGGCCGCCGCGAAGGGATTCTGCTTCGGATGGGGGCTTCCCATCGTGCCCGTGCCGACGCTTCACGCCCTGGCGTCGCGCTTCCCCGGGGGGGATGCGCTGGTTTGTCCGGTGCTGGACGCGAGGAAAAAGGAAGTCTACGCGGGGGTCTTCCGGTGGGAGAGGGGGGAGTGCCTCCGCGTCCGTCCGGATGCCGCGGTGCCGCCGGACGCCCTCCCCGGCTGGTTCCCGCAGGGAACGGTCTTTTTCTGCGGGGACGGGGCGGTCCTGCACGGGGCGTTGTTCCGGGAGCGGATGGGGGAGCGCGCCCTGTTCCCTCCGCCGGGCGAGGGCCTGCCGAGGGCGTCGTCCGTCGGTCTCCTGGCGGAGCGCATGGTCCGGGCGGGGGAGGCGAAGGAGGCACGGACGGTCGTCCCCGCCTATCTCCGGTCTTCCGAAGCGGAGGTCCGGCGCGGGAGATGAATTCGTGCCGAGCCGTGCCGAAAATTGACAATTGCCCTTCCTCTGTTAGACTCAACTATCATCCCAGATCCGGAGGTGCCGATGGGAGGGCGGAGCCAGGAAGAGAAAATCACCGCGCTTGCCGAGAAGGATCCGGAGTTTAAAACCCTGATTCAGGAACATCGCCTGCTGGATGAGAAACTCAAGGAGTTCGACCGAAAGGTCTACCTTTCCCCCGACGAGGAGATGGAGCGCAAAAAGCTTCAGAAACTCAAGCTGGTAAAGAAGGACAAGATCGCGCAGATACTATCCACACAATAGCACGGCAACGAAGAATCGTCCCGCCGAGGGGAGCCTGCGCGCTTGATCCGGCGAGGGGGATCAAGGCTTTCGCGACGTCCCCAGGGAAGATTTCTTCCCCGGGGGAATCGTATTCCCGAACGGGCACGAGGGACACAGGGATGCGAAGCGACCGCACGAAAAAGGGATGGGAGCGCATGCCCCACCGGGCGCTCTACTGCGCCGCCGGGGTTCCGCAGGCGGCGATGGGAAAAGCCTTCATCGGCGTGGCGACTTCCTTCACCGACCTGGTCCCCGGACACGTGGGGATGCGGGCGCTGGAGCGCGTCGTGGAGAACGGAGTGCACGCCGCGGGGGCATACCCGTTCCTCTTCGGGGTGCCGGCGGTGTGCGACGGGATCGCGATGGGGCACCGGGGGATGCACTACTCCCTCCCCCTGCGCGAGTTGATCGCGGACATGATCGAGTCGGTCGCCGAAGCCCACGCGCTCGATGGGCTCGTCCTGCTGACCAACTGCGACAAGATCACCCCG
Encoded proteins:
- a CDS encoding DUF465 domain-containing protein, coding for MGGRSQEEKITALAEKDPEFKTLIQEHRLLDEKLKEFDRKVYLSPDEEMERKKLQKLKLVKKDKIAQILSTQ
- the tsaB gene encoding tRNA (adenosine(37)-N6)-threonylcarbamoyltransferase complex dimerization subunit type 1 TsaB, with the protein product MILAVESATPCGSVALVSEGRVLGERMLPRERQVSETFLAAIDRLLGEAGRGQDVVTHVAVSAGPGSFTGLRVGMAAAKGFCFGWGLPIVPVPTLHALASRFPGGDALVCPVLDARKKEVYAGVFRWERGECLRVRPDAAVPPDALPGWFPQGTVFFCGDGAVLHGALFRERMGERALFPPPGEGLPRASSVGLLAERMVRAGEAKEARTVVPAYLRSSEAEVRRGR
- the rseP gene encoding RIP metalloprotease RseP, with protein sequence MIYFLSFLVVLGILIFVHEFGHFIVARRLGVGVTKFSFGFGPKLAGITRGETEYLISAIPLGGYVKLVGENDAEEIPPEQKEKAFYHKPVWVKMAVVAAGPIGNLLFAFFVFWGIFMGGVPTLTPKIGDVMPDTPAARAGLQAGDTVVQIGERKVTTWDELAAGIRESGAGKELPLIVRRGEEEIRVTVTPEIREGLTIFGEKVDGPKIGVVASKEIIQRRVNPVAAIGRAAQETWRIIHLTVLTVVKLLMRVLPSDTLGGPILIAQMAGDQAREGISPFLYFLALLSVNLGILNLLPIPILDGGHLVFFSIEALRRKPLSPQSRMMAQQVGLALILMLTALVFYNDIARLIAG